The following coding sequences lie in one Opisthocomus hoazin isolate bOpiHoa1 chromosome 7, bOpiHoa1.hap1, whole genome shotgun sequence genomic window:
- the G2E3 gene encoding G2/M phase-specific E3 ubiquitin-protein ligase isoform X1, producing MLGFESSRRLARPVERVVGRAACGTVFWQRSSVSNSSGCLMPETSAASGFQPEELIRMSKNNNVDIQSPACVLCGRTDDCPEKYGEKRTYVEYSLTVHYYCLLMSSGIWQRGEEGEGVDGFLITDIRKEVNRAAKLKCNICKKKGASIGCVAPKCKRSYHFPCGIQKECIFQFMEDFRSYCWEHKPVQNFPDNASRGTSQCTICLDLVEQLPAYTVLKSPCCKNAWFHRECLQYQALSAGIFFFRCTVCNNKDKFQEEMLRMGIHIPEKDASWELEENAYQDLLQCYQHCDIKRCLCRNGRDYNEPDSKWEIKRCQWCGSRGTHLACSSMKSGEQNWECTECRSILGKKGNYGKQKKRSLAASEKTDGTTCLLEEPSPKCPRQSPGSQPNFVLQSPKIMCQNNLSSCSHLEFPASNRVRMSLSPLMSNRNQSLRKKHLRRQSSEASSILNELKLQVNTKTTRLNINAENIWNSALKGFRQRSFSPTNTIEIKFTNCKNTSKTDTSAASKHRFFQLLMLHLQNSSLFEGSSAKNLSLDFQAVKENLYFEAGKMIAVSLVHGGPSPGFFSKTLFNCLVYGPENVKPALEDVADVDVAQTIKMIKYANSLSSLQSTVRNCCEFLAAAGCLRPVTALCDKNMLVNDILIHHVIKRIISPLDSFRQGLKTLGVLEKMQIHPDAFSSILCHIPERLSAETVCDLFTIHSSSDVNKVESADFWMGYLQDVESGESVVTLEDILLFVTGFSSIPPSGFDPEPSIKLLHIRYPIGNRLLNCLELPITKTYEQFKNKMEFTIRNTLKVERE from the exons ATGTTGGGGTTTGAATCATCTCGTCGGTTAGCGCGGCCGGTGGAGCGCGTCGTTGGCCGGGCTGCCTGCGGG acCGTTTTCTGGCAAAGGTCTTCTGTGTCCAACTCCTCTGGTTGCCTTATGCCTGAGACTTCTGCCGcctctggttt CCAGCCAGAAGAACTCATTAGGATGAGTAAAAACAATAATGTTGACATTCAAAGTCCAG CCTGTGTTCTCTGTGGACGGACAGATGACTGCCCTGAAAAGTATGGAGAAAAAAGGACCTATGTGGAATACAGTCTCACAGTTCATTATTACTGTTTG TTGATGTCAAGTGGTATTTGGCAGAGAGGGGAAGAAGGTGAAGGTGTAGATGGATTCTTAATCACGGATATTAGAAAAGAAGTAAACAGAGCTGCAAAACTG AAATGTAATATCTGTAAGAAAAAGGGTGCTTCAATTGGATGTGTAGCTCCCAAATGCAAACGAAGTTACCATTTTCCTTGTGGGATACAAAAGGAATGTATTTTCCAGTTCATGGAAGACTTCAG atcTTACTGTTGGGAACATAAACCAGTCCAAAATTTTCCGGATAATGCATCTAGAGGAACTTCACAGTGCACAATATGCCTGGATTTGGTTGAACAGCTTCCAGCGTATACTGTATTGAAAAGTCCTTGCTGTAAAAATGCTTGGTTTCATCGAGAATGCTTGCAG TATCAAGCTTTGAGTGCTGGGATATTTTTCTTTAGGTGCACAGTATGTAATAACAAGGACAAATTTCAGGAAGAAATGTTGAGAATGGGCATACACATCCCAGAAAA GGATGCATCTTGGGAACTTGAGGAGAACGCGTATCAAGACCTGCTGCAATGTTATCAACACTGTGACATTAAAAGATGTCTCTGCAGGAATGGAAGAGACTATAATGAGCCTGACAG taaatGGGAAATAAAGCGTTGTCAGTGGTGCGGTTCCCGTGGAACTCATTTGGCCTGTTCATCTATGAAGTCAGGGGAGCAAAACTGGGAGTGCACGGAATGCAGAAGTATCCTtgggaaaaaag GGAACTATGGCAAACAGAAAAAGCGTTCTTTGGCTGCCTCTGAAAAAACAGATGGCACAACTTGTTTGCTGGAAGAGCCATCTCCGAAGTGCCCTCGGCAGTCACCTGGATCTCAACCCAATTTTGTTCTCCA ATCACCAAAGATAATGTGCCAGAACAACTTGTCATCCTGCTCACACCTAGAATTTCCAGCATCCAACAGAGTGAGGATGTCCTTGTCTCCACTGATGTCAAACAGGAACCAGTCCCtgaggaaaaa GCATTTAAGAAGGCAAAGTAGTGAAGCTTCTAGTATACTGAATGAGTTAAAGCTACAAGTTAATACAAAAACTACAAGGCTTAACATCAATGCAGAAAATATCTGGAATAGTGCTTTAAAAGGATTTAGACAGCGCAGCTTCAGTCCTACAAACACCATTGAAATAAAGTTCACAAACTGCAAAAATACATCAAAGACAGATACTTCTGCTGCATCAAAACACCGTTTCTTCCAATTATTAATGCTTCACCTTCAGAATTCATCATTGTTTGAGGGCTCTTCTGCAAAGAACTTGTCCCTTGATTTTCAAG CTGTAAAAGAGAATCTTTATTTTGAAGCTGGTAAAATGATTGCAGTTTCTCTGGTTCACGGTGGCCCATCTCCTGGTTTcttttccaaaacactgttcaATTGTCTTGTTTATGGTCCGGAGAATGTGAAACCAGCTTTGGAAGATGTTGCTGATGTTGATGTAGCACAAACAATAAAAATG ATAAAATATGCAAATAGTCTGTCCAGCCTACAGTCTACAGTACGTAATTGTTGCGAattccttgctgctgctggatgTTTAAGACCTGTAACAGCTTTATGTGATAAGAATATGCTGGTGAATGACATACTGATCCATCACGTAATCAAGCGAATTATTTCACCCTTAgacag tTTTAGGCAAGGTTTGAAAACTCTTGGTGTGCTAGAGAAAATGCAGATACATCCGGATGCATTCTCTAGTATTTTGTGCCACATACCCGAAAGACTTTCAGCAGAAACTGTTTGTGATCTCTTTACAATCCATTCCTCGTCAGATGTAAATAAAGTTGAAAGTGCTGACTTTTGGATGGGTTATTTGCAAGATGTGGaaa GTGGTGAGTCTGTGGTGACATTGGAGGATATTCTGCTCTTCGTAACAGGCTTTTCTTCTATACCGCCCAGTGGTTTTGATCCTGAACCTAGTATTAAACTCTTGCATATAAGATATCCCATTGGAAACAGACTCCTTAATTGCTTAGAGCTCCCTATAACAAAGACATAtgagcagtttaaaaataaaatggaattcaCCATCAGAAACACACTAAAAGTtgaaagagaataa
- the G2E3 gene encoding G2/M phase-specific E3 ubiquitin-protein ligase isoform X2, which translates to MSKNNNVDIQSPACVLCGRTDDCPEKYGEKRTYVEYSLTVHYYCLLMSSGIWQRGEEGEGVDGFLITDIRKEVNRAAKLKCNICKKKGASIGCVAPKCKRSYHFPCGIQKECIFQFMEDFRSYCWEHKPVQNFPDNASRGTSQCTICLDLVEQLPAYTVLKSPCCKNAWFHRECLQYQALSAGIFFFRCTVCNNKDKFQEEMLRMGIHIPEKDASWELEENAYQDLLQCYQHCDIKRCLCRNGRDYNEPDSKWEIKRCQWCGSRGTHLACSSMKSGEQNWECTECRSILGKKGNYGKQKKRSLAASEKTDGTTCLLEEPSPKCPRQSPGSQPNFVLQSPKIMCQNNLSSCSHLEFPASNRVRMSLSPLMSNRNQSLRKKHLRRQSSEASSILNELKLQVNTKTTRLNINAENIWNSALKGFRQRSFSPTNTIEIKFTNCKNTSKTDTSAASKHRFFQLLMLHLQNSSLFEGSSAKNLSLDFQAVKENLYFEAGKMIAVSLVHGGPSPGFFSKTLFNCLVYGPENVKPALEDVADVDVAQTIKMIKYANSLSSLQSTVRNCCEFLAAAGCLRPVTALCDKNMLVNDILIHHVIKRIISPLDSFRQGLKTLGVLEKMQIHPDAFSSILCHIPERLSAETVCDLFTIHSSSDVNKVESADFWMGYLQDVESGESVVTLEDILLFVTGFSSIPPSGFDPEPSIKLLHIRYPIGNRLLNCLELPITKTYEQFKNKMEFTIRNTLKVERE; encoded by the exons ATGAGTAAAAACAATAATGTTGACATTCAAAGTCCAG CCTGTGTTCTCTGTGGACGGACAGATGACTGCCCTGAAAAGTATGGAGAAAAAAGGACCTATGTGGAATACAGTCTCACAGTTCATTATTACTGTTTG TTGATGTCAAGTGGTATTTGGCAGAGAGGGGAAGAAGGTGAAGGTGTAGATGGATTCTTAATCACGGATATTAGAAAAGAAGTAAACAGAGCTGCAAAACTG AAATGTAATATCTGTAAGAAAAAGGGTGCTTCAATTGGATGTGTAGCTCCCAAATGCAAACGAAGTTACCATTTTCCTTGTGGGATACAAAAGGAATGTATTTTCCAGTTCATGGAAGACTTCAG atcTTACTGTTGGGAACATAAACCAGTCCAAAATTTTCCGGATAATGCATCTAGAGGAACTTCACAGTGCACAATATGCCTGGATTTGGTTGAACAGCTTCCAGCGTATACTGTATTGAAAAGTCCTTGCTGTAAAAATGCTTGGTTTCATCGAGAATGCTTGCAG TATCAAGCTTTGAGTGCTGGGATATTTTTCTTTAGGTGCACAGTATGTAATAACAAGGACAAATTTCAGGAAGAAATGTTGAGAATGGGCATACACATCCCAGAAAA GGATGCATCTTGGGAACTTGAGGAGAACGCGTATCAAGACCTGCTGCAATGTTATCAACACTGTGACATTAAAAGATGTCTCTGCAGGAATGGAAGAGACTATAATGAGCCTGACAG taaatGGGAAATAAAGCGTTGTCAGTGGTGCGGTTCCCGTGGAACTCATTTGGCCTGTTCATCTATGAAGTCAGGGGAGCAAAACTGGGAGTGCACGGAATGCAGAAGTATCCTtgggaaaaaag GGAACTATGGCAAACAGAAAAAGCGTTCTTTGGCTGCCTCTGAAAAAACAGATGGCACAACTTGTTTGCTGGAAGAGCCATCTCCGAAGTGCCCTCGGCAGTCACCTGGATCTCAACCCAATTTTGTTCTCCA ATCACCAAAGATAATGTGCCAGAACAACTTGTCATCCTGCTCACACCTAGAATTTCCAGCATCCAACAGAGTGAGGATGTCCTTGTCTCCACTGATGTCAAACAGGAACCAGTCCCtgaggaaaaa GCATTTAAGAAGGCAAAGTAGTGAAGCTTCTAGTATACTGAATGAGTTAAAGCTACAAGTTAATACAAAAACTACAAGGCTTAACATCAATGCAGAAAATATCTGGAATAGTGCTTTAAAAGGATTTAGACAGCGCAGCTTCAGTCCTACAAACACCATTGAAATAAAGTTCACAAACTGCAAAAATACATCAAAGACAGATACTTCTGCTGCATCAAAACACCGTTTCTTCCAATTATTAATGCTTCACCTTCAGAATTCATCATTGTTTGAGGGCTCTTCTGCAAAGAACTTGTCCCTTGATTTTCAAG CTGTAAAAGAGAATCTTTATTTTGAAGCTGGTAAAATGATTGCAGTTTCTCTGGTTCACGGTGGCCCATCTCCTGGTTTcttttccaaaacactgttcaATTGTCTTGTTTATGGTCCGGAGAATGTGAAACCAGCTTTGGAAGATGTTGCTGATGTTGATGTAGCACAAACAATAAAAATG ATAAAATATGCAAATAGTCTGTCCAGCCTACAGTCTACAGTACGTAATTGTTGCGAattccttgctgctgctggatgTTTAAGACCTGTAACAGCTTTATGTGATAAGAATATGCTGGTGAATGACATACTGATCCATCACGTAATCAAGCGAATTATTTCACCCTTAgacag tTTTAGGCAAGGTTTGAAAACTCTTGGTGTGCTAGAGAAAATGCAGATACATCCGGATGCATTCTCTAGTATTTTGTGCCACATACCCGAAAGACTTTCAGCAGAAACTGTTTGTGATCTCTTTACAATCCATTCCTCGTCAGATGTAAATAAAGTTGAAAGTGCTGACTTTTGGATGGGTTATTTGCAAGATGTGGaaa GTGGTGAGTCTGTGGTGACATTGGAGGATATTCTGCTCTTCGTAACAGGCTTTTCTTCTATACCGCCCAGTGGTTTTGATCCTGAACCTAGTATTAAACTCTTGCATATAAGATATCCCATTGGAAACAGACTCCTTAATTGCTTAGAGCTCCCTATAACAAAGACATAtgagcagtttaaaaataaaatggaattcaCCATCAGAAACACACTAAAAGTtgaaagagaataa